Proteins encoded by one window of Channa argus isolate prfri chromosome 13, Channa argus male v1.0, whole genome shotgun sequence:
- the LOC137139901 gene encoding protein ILRUN-like, with product MMESMDLDLDQELMQKFSCMGTTDKDILISEFQRLLGFQLNPAGCAFFLDMTNWNLQAAIGAYYDFEGTNISAPCMSFVKDVTIGEGESVPPDTPFTKTWRIQNTGAESWPPGVCLKYVGGDQFGHINMVMVQSLDPQEMADVSVQMHSPVSPGMYQGQWRMSTATGLYYGDVIWVILSVEVGGLLGVTQQLSSFKAEFNTQPHRSLDGGYNPFASPEKSKCPNSTNNNSLQAESAHQVAGEHWQGSTKQLQQDQNGLSHNSVDIVANSLQSNLSVVSYNQGIQEPYPFGHS from the exons ATGATGGAGAGCATGGACCTGGACCTGGACCAGGAGCTTATGCAGAAATTCAGCTGCATGGGTACAACAGACAAAGATATCTTAATATCTGAATTTCAGAGGCTCCTCGGGTTTCAGCTAAACCCCGCCGGATGCGCCTTCTTTCTCGACATGACCAACTG GAATCTGCAGGCAGCTATCGGGGCCTACTATGACTTTGAGGGTACCAACATAAGTGCGCCATGCATGTCCTTTGTGAAGGATGTGACAATCGGTGAGGGTGAATCAGTTCCACCTGACACACCTTTTACAAAGACCTGGAGGATACAGAACACAG GTGCAGAGTCTTGGCCCCCGGGGGTTTGTCTGAAGTATGTTGGAGGAGATCAGTTTGGTCATATAAACATGGTGATGGTGCAGTCTCTGGATCCCCAGGAAATGGCTGATGTTAGTGTGCAGATGCACAGTCCTGTGTCTCCTGGGATGTACCAGGGTCAGTGGAGAATGTCCACAGCTACTGGACTTTATTATGGAG ATGTAATTTGGGTCATTCTGAGTGTAGAAGTTGGAGGCCTTCTTGGTGTCACACAGCAGCTCTCCTCTTTCAAAGCTGAATTCAACACACAGCCTCACCGCAGCCTCGATGGAGGCTACAACCCCTTTGCCTCACCAGAGAAAAGCAAGTGCCCCAacagcaccaacaacaacagccTCCAAGCTGAAAGTGCTCATCAGGTTGCAGGGGAACATTGGCAGGGAAGCACTAAACAACTACAGCAAGATCAGAATGGACTTTCACACAACTCTGTGGATATAGTAGCAAATAGTCTGCAAAGCAATCTATCAGTAGTCTCTTACAACCAG GGTATACAGGAGCCCTACCCGTTTGGGCACTCTTAA
- the bltp3a gene encoding bridge-like lipid transfer protein family member 3A: MAGIIKKQILKHLSRFTKNLSPDKINLSTLKGEGQLTNLELDEEVLQNMLDLPTWLAVTRVYCNKAAIRIQWTKLKTSPICLFLDKVEVEMRTCEEPRPPNGPSPIAITAGQSEYGFAEKVVEGMSVRINSITIKVQARAFHASFELWQLQGNSLNPKWQRSDLRYTRITDPKRGEVLTFKEINWQTLRIEADAIEGDDHDLGSTPLRLITNQGRIRIALKRRIKDCNVLASKLLFILDDLLWVLTDSQLKAIIHYAKSLSEAMEKSAQQRKSMAAESLQTAPPSPGLHNLWTEPPLPPTSLPSNLSQYFDVFDVKESSYHTFISRLDLHICNDSSSVDEDEPPPPGLQGAMQLTFRKLGFDYYPVHRPADGCRHWERHSGAMEAQAQWAWKLLQEYQRKVEASGFPGPHTEVPQQAKDSPAKTVQDGQSSPKITPCDKEQASSRNSLTGPSGSSLKRLRSSCVVVRMDDVDIHQVSTRGRHNKKTQSLLSCNRKGLRLPDNVPAVHLQFTEYYFPDDPNLSVPTSNLYAQINSLQLFVDTASVLWINLFSRGLLHTLDQVKAFYHLQDSSKAEEHVDIRMDASQLKLIIPLDSSILDHPERPQSLFVTILQMVLSNTRHCPHGSKADLSTTYDKFASCRFFQSTSPCPYPRDMSAFHPIPSTFLYHSQETEPQPLDKKQLRSQDVWSLSLSRVTLGFSGARQFPKGRTQPFVEPFAMSVWMCQPSAFKSDLSSSSSPSKVQKLSTEQKEASLATFHFLAHTITPVKMWLNHYQYVALLRMKDAMARLAAELGRDLRDVKHAYGKETKSPTLCVALLVDSAELGIMLPPVCSEPEEEVPHTPETDSPSITDSDISPTHHSANLLLEESRLKNGISSVNSALATFDQGGQDVIVEEACEAVEEGLERDSLTTQEDTPRLSPPFSPGLSRGPSTFSLEGELSSAINVTKDVTKDAFSASLDLTKGAFSITKDAFSMLSRGSGMSKLFSPQAKEQVQRSEEPSPSLAASLRYQSMKQSPSQHSFDSAILDGSLPDENLSVDSDLSDNFVILMDSESGMESMRPNNTPAGSRGSPAPGTEGGSSADLSSSLSQSTEDMSQDISSVLLLILSGMACTMEANGEDQVVAVEAQNLRPVQMGNVKISDLLAGLIQAPGGSVQKQDKPGGRRGSPAMCIRAEMGPSAARHSSLAESMGFLDLRVQDCQAELLASTLANIGPFLEDELSVDGQPMKLHMSNITITIKDDSPRIYPTAPQSVPATFIVDQLLLERSDDGNLRLKAEGTNPEASAGVSGTETVNTNSFNSVQLQSERQTIESQLHDAQAALTQALSERERLLLEVRKYDPTFTL; encoded by the exons ATGGCCGGaattattaaaaagcaaattcTGAAACATTTGTCAAG gtttactAAAAATCTGTCTCCTGACAAGATCAATTTGAGTACACTAAAGGGGGAGGGCCAGCTGACCAACCTCGAGCTCGATGAAGAAGTCCTGCAGAACATGCTTGACCTGCCTACCTGGCTGGCTGTCACTCGGGTCTACTGCAACAAAGCTGCTATCAGA ATACAATGGACAAAGTTGAAAACAAGCCCCATCTGCCTG TTTTTGGATAAAGTAGAGGTAGAGATGAGGACATGTGAAGAGCCTCGGCCACCCAATGGTCCCTCTCCTATAGCTATAACAGCAGGCCAGAG TGAATATGGCTTTGCTGAGAAAGTGGTGGAAGGCATGTCTGTTAGAATCAACTCTATTACCATCAAGGTGCAGGCTCGTGCCTTCCATGCCTCCTTTGAGCTCTGGCAACTGCAAGGCAACAGCCTCAACCCTAAATGGCAGCGCAGTGACCTTCGCTACACGCGCATCACTGACCCAAAACGAGGAGAG GTGCTGACATTCAAAGAAATTAACTGGCAGACTCTAAGAATTGAGGCCGATGCCATTGAGGGCGATGACCATGACCTTGGTAGCACTCCATTACGTCTCATCACCAACCAGGGACGGATTCGCATAGCTCTTAAACGCAGA ATAAAAGACTGTAATGTGCTGGCTTCCAAGCTGCTCTTCATTCTGGACGACCTGTTGTGGGTGCTGACAGACTCGCAACTCAAAGCTATCATCCATTATGCCAAATCACTAAGTGAGGCCATGGAGAAATCTGCCCAGCAGAGGAAGAGCATGGCTGCTGAATCCCTGCAG ACTGCTCCTCCATCTCCTGGCCTCCACAACCTGTGGACAGAGCCCCCACTCCCTCCAACTAGCCTCCCCAGCAACTTGAGTCAATACTTTGATGTCTTCGATGTCAAGGAGTCTTCTTACCATACATTCATTTCCCGCTTGGACTTACACATATGCAACGATAGTTCTTCAGTGGATGAAG ATGAGCCTCCCCCACCGGGCTTGCAAGGTGCCATGCAGCTGACCTTCAGGAAACTTGGCTTTGACTATTACCCTGTTCACAGACCTG CTGATGGATGCCGGCACTGGGAACGGCACAGCGGAGCCATGGAGGCTCAGGCCCAGTGGGCTTGGAAACTGCTGCAGGAGTACCAGAGGAAAGTAGAGGCCTCTGGGTTCCCGGGGCCACATACAGAGGTGCCCCAGCAAGCCAAGGACTCCCCTGCAAAGACAGTTCAAG ATGGACAGTCTAGTCCCAAGATAACCCCCTGTGACAAAGAGCAGGCCTCCAGCAGGAACTCTCTGACAGGTCCCTCAGGGTCATCACTGAAAAGGCTGCGATCTAGCTGTGTGGTGGTCAGGATGGATGATGTGGACATTCACCAG GTATCTACAAGGGGCCGTCATAACAAGAAGACCCAGTCTTTATTATCCTGTAACCGTAAAGGTCTGCGTTTACCAGACAATGTCCCAGCTGTTCACCTGCAGTTTACAGAATACTACTTTCCTGACGACCCCAATTTATCAG TTCCCACTTCCAATCTGTATGCCCAGATAAACAGCCTCCAGTTGTTTGTGGACACAGCCAGTGTGCTGTGGATCAACCTTTTTTCCCGGGGTCTGCTGCACACTCTGGACCAGGTCAAAGCTTTCTACCATTTGCAAGACAGTAGCAAGGCTGAAGAGCATGTAGACATCCGCATGGACGCATCTCAGCTCAAG CTGATAATTCCCTTGGATTCTTCCATATTGGACCATCCAGAGCGCCCACAGTCACTCTTTGTTACCATACTCCAGATGGTTCTCAGCAACACTCGCCACTGCCCCCATGGCTCCAAAGCTGACCTCAGCACTACCTACGATAAATTTGCCAGCTGCCGTTTCTTCCAGTCTACATCACCCTGCCCGTACCCCAGAGACATGAGTGCCTTCCACCCTATTCCCTCTACCTTCCTCTATCACTCTCAAGAGACAGAGCCCCAGCCACTAGACAAAAAGCAGTTACGGTCCCAGGATGTCTGGTCTCTCAGTCTGTCCCGTGTAACTCTAGGTTTCAGTGGAGCTCGCCAATTCCCGAAAGGCAGAACCCAGCCTTTTGTGGAGCCCTTTGCCAtgtctgtgtggatgtgtcAGCCCTCTGCCTTTAAAAGTGACTTGTCTTCCTCTTCCAGTCCCAGCAAAGTCCAAAAGCTTTCTACTGAACAAAAAGAGGCTTCCCTTGCAACTTTCCACTTCTTGGCCCACACCATCACTCCAGTGAAGATGTGGCTCAACCACTATCAGTATGTAGCGCTGCTGAGGATGAAAGACGCTATGGCTCGCTTGGCGGCAGAGTTGGGCCGAGATCTACGAGATGTCAAACACGCTTATGGCAAGGAGACAAAAAGCCCTACTCTTTGTGTTGCCCTTCTTGTGGACTCGGCAGAACTTGGTATCATGTTGCCACCAGTCTGCTCAGAGCCAGAGGAAGAGGTCCCTCACACCCCTGAAACAGACAGCCCTAGCATAACAGACTCTGACATTTCCCCAACTCATCACTCTGCAAATCTGCTGCTGGAGGAAAGTAGGTTAAAAAACGGGATCTCCTCTGTCAATTCAGCACTTGCTACCTTTGATCAGGGTGGACAAGATGTGATAGTGGAGGAGGCATGTGAGGCAGTGGAGGAGGGGTTAGAGAGGGACAGTTTGACAACACAGGAAGACACTCCTCGCCTCTCACCTCCATTCTCGCCTGGACTCTCCCGGGGACCGTCCACCTTCAGCCTAGAGGGAGAGCTATCAAGCGCGATTAATGTCACCAAGGATGTGACCAAAGATGCCTTTAGTGCCTCGCTGGACTTGACGAAAGGGGCGTTTTCAATAACAAAGGACGCCTTTAGCATGCTGAGTCGTGGCTCAGGGATGAGCAAATTGTTCAGTCCACAGGCAAA GGAGCAGGTCCAGCGTTCAGAAGAGCCCTCCCCCTCTTTGGCTGCCAGCCTGCGCTACCAATCGATGAAGCAGTCGCCCTCCCAGCATTCTTTTGATAGCGCTATTCTGGACGGCAGCTTGCCTGATGAAAATCTCTCTGTGGATAGTGATCTCAGTGACAATTTTGTCATCCTCATGGACTCAG AGTCAGGTATGGAGTCCATGCGTCCTAACAACACTCCAGCAGGAAGCCGAGGCAGTCCAGCCCCAGGAACAGAGGGGGGATCATCAGCAGACCTCAGCAGTTCCCTGTCCCAAAGTACTGAAGATATGTCTCAGGATATC TCCTCTGTGTTGTTATTGATCCTGAGTGGAATGGCCTGTACCATGGAAGCAAATGGAGAAGACCAAGTTGTGGCTGTGGAGGCCCAGAATCTGAGACCAGTGCAGATGGGCAATGTCAAGATATCTGATCTGCTGGCTGGACTCATACAAG CTCCAGGTGGATCAGTCCAGAAGCAGGACAAGCCGGGGGGTAGAAGGGGATCTCCAGCAATGTGCATACGAGCAGAAATGGGTCCATCTGCTGCCCGACACTCCAGTCTGGCCGAGTCTATGGGCTTCCTGGATTTAAGAGTACAAGACTGCCAGGCTGAGTTGTTAGCCTCCACATTGGCTAACATTGGGCCTTTTCTCGAAGATGAATTGAGTGTGGATGGTCAGCCAATGAAGTTACACATGAGCAACATCACCATTACTATAAAG gaTGACAGCCCCAGAATCTACCCTACAGCCCCCCAGTCTGTCCCAGCAACGTTCATTGTAGATCAGCTACTCCTTGAGCGCAGTGACGATGGCAACTTGAGGCTTAAAG CTGAAGGTACAAACCCAGAAGCCTCAGCTGGTGTTTCTGGGACAGAAACAGTCAACACAAACAGTTTCAATTCTGTTCAACTGCAGAGTGAG AGACAAACGATTGAGTCGCAGCTCCATGATGCCCAGGCTGCCCTAACCCAGGCCCTCAGTGAAAGAGAGCGCCTCCTTCTGGAAGTCAGGAAATATGACCCCACATTTACTCTCTGa
- the taf11 gene encoding transcription initiation factor TFIID subunit 11 — protein MADPARIKADDTPERATATEQHPNAKSEESGDVAATAKPAEENKESSAQDHPKEDAKSQTAAGEDEEEGTSGQPSAKRLKVEAEKKKEKRHKVDEDEIQKMQVLVSSFSEEQLNRYEMYRRSAFPKAAIKRLIQSITGSSVSQNVVIAMSGISKVFAGEIVEEALDVCEKWGDTPPLQPKHMREAVRRLKSKDQIPNTKYKNILFH, from the exons ATGGCCGACCCTGCACGGATTAAAGCTGATGATACACCCGAGAGGGCAACTGCTACCGAGCAGCATCCTAATGCTAAATCAGAGGAAAGTGGAGATGTGGCAGCCACAGCGAAAcctgcagaagaaaacaaagagtcGTCCGCGCAAGATCATCCCAAAGAGGATGCGAAATCG CAAACAGCAGCTggggaagatgaagaagaaggaaCCTCTGGCCAACCTTCTGCCAAAAGATTGAAGGTggaagcagagaagaaaaaggagaagcGCCATAAAGTTGATGAGGATGAAATACAAAAGATGCA GGTTTTGGTGTCATCCTTCTCTGAAGAGCAGCTGAATCGCTATGAGATGTACAGACGTTCTGCTTTCCCTAAGGCTGCTATTAAGAGG CTAATCCAGTCCATAACAGGATCATCAGTGTCCCAGAATGTAGTAATTGCCATGTCGGGTATTTCCAAGGTTTTTGCTGGGGAAATTGTTGAGGAAG CTTTGGACGTTTGTGAGAAGTGGGGAGATACACCACCTCTTCAACCGAAACACATGAGGGAAGCAGTGAGAAGGTTGAAAAGCAAAGATCAGATTCCCAACACCAAGTACAAGAACATTCTCTTTCACTAA